In Puntigrus tetrazona isolate hp1 chromosome 15, ASM1883169v1, whole genome shotgun sequence, the DNA window GCTAATATGACCTAGAGGATGGAACAGTGGTGGAAAATTTTAGAGCTTCTTCAGAGCCAAAGAATGTACAAATCAAGTTACGAGTAATGCTAATGTGTGTAATCCTTTTCACAGTCTACCATTTGACCATTTGGAATTGCAAATTTAGGACTGAGATAGTGTCTTGCATTACTTTTGCATATCTATTAACAATGGCACATTATACTAGTGTCACCATCATAAAGGACCAATACAATAAAGAAGGCCATTTCTTGAACACCATTCCTGTCATGACCAAGGAGGCTGGTTCTGATATACTTTACACAGATAACTTTAACTATACTTAGACCTCTATCCCTAGGATTTTATAGGTCAgtggataaataaatagattttttatagGAGTGCGATCATACAATATGGcctgcatttaatttcaaatcaaatttacaGAATTATGCACACTTATAAATCCTCCTTATAAAACCCCTAAAACGGATCGTTTAAACACCCCACTTTTTTACATCACAGATTGGGTTTTTGTGGATACGATCCTATATCTGGATATCTGGCCTATGTCTAAACACATATATCCTATTCCCCTGGAATTCCTAATGCGAGGTGACACGTTTAAAGACAGCGCTTTAATAGCCTACTGGAGTGCTTTATATGCGAGTAGCATTTTATTGAGGCGGAACATATGTAAGAAATTGCACAACATTCAGAGGTGGTTTTGAACCCCTGCCCTATAAATACAATAGCTTTTATAAGTTATATTTCTCACCAAGCTTATAACGctgctgtttttgtaattaaatcaaCAAGCTTCACTACTACTCGcactctctctccatctctatctctctctctcatgttcAAATTCATGCGATCTTACAGCACTGCTTTTCTACCACTAGTCCACTATGCTTCCCTGCACACTTTGATTGGCAGGATGTCTGGTCCAATCAGCGTGTAAGCAATGGATTAATCAAAGTATGCCTGCCTTCGGTTTGTCTGATTTATTGTCATAATGTCATAATCtgttgttttggattttttcaaatttgatgttgtgttttctgacatgttatgttttttggaattgttgttgtgttttctgaattgttattttgttatagatttgcatctgtgtttgtaattagttattttatttcagaattgtgacgTTTTTGCACTTATCGCCACTGTACTAAACAGTGCCTGAAccgacacacaaaaaaataaaaatttgcgcTATTAACACTCATGATGTCAGTTTTCATCTCATACTGAAGGCCAGTGGGAGCCCTGGCATAGAAAATGAAGAGAAGATATAAACTTGTTAAATGATAACACAAAGACTGCAACAatgtatagtttattttatgtcattgaagccatttctgttgttttcaaaAAGCTACAACAGATGACAGAAGTAAGCATTTGATTGGCTAGAAAGGTTGATTGGAGTAAAAGGTTATAATGTCCTCTTTGTTGCACGACAGGTTTAGAAATgtgaatacaaaacaaatttggctttagacattttaatttaagcatgttttgcttttgcCAGTTAATGAAATACTACCTCCAGAGCAAGTGTAATTGCTGCATTCACTTGCTCCTCAGACGCTTTATTTCCCAGATACGCTTTTTAAGTTGGAATGCGAAAACACGCTCACCTGTACTACTactagatttttattattaaagcttTCTGCATTTTCTTAGGCAGGACATTATTTTGACTTGGGGTGATGATGCCTTCTCTCTGATTTGGTTCTAGTACATGCCAGTTACAtagatacttttaaaaataaaaaagtggaaAATTTTGGAAGTTTATTTTAGGTGTTCTCTGGGACGTCTTCAGACACTTGTCACACTGtcatttgaagtaaaataacaataaaagccCGTTGGCTACATTTCAGTGTCACCTGCCTGGCCTGCTCTTTCTAGTCATGCAATATTATTTGTCTAATGCCACAGAGATCAGCCTCATTGGGACTAGTCTTGGCCATTTGACCAAGGGACTTAATTAAAGTGTGTGTCTAATTAACCTGAAGGTCATTACCTTGGGCCACTGTGAGACATGGTAACACTAATCTTTTCCTGAGATGGTCATGGGACCATATTAGAAATGAAAACAACTTAATGACCTCTTAATAACATGTTAATCTTTGTTGCATCATTTAgtgctggtaaaaaaaataaataaataatttgtaaatgtgAGTGATTTATGATCTGCAGTGACCttctatttaattatattatatttatatagttaaacTGACAAACCTTATATCAAGACTGATATATCATAGTAATTAAAATACCTGTTTGCGATGCAGTTGTATTTTACAAATCATTGAtatatctgtaaataaatgatttggaaaCACTTTAGTTACTATCACActactaaaaattattttacaggaTTGATGTCACATCTCttgacttttttgttgttgtttttgtctccttaCCTTCTgttctagttaattgtcttcagccgtctcgttagtttagtcaattacgctctgtatttagtcctgtgtgtttgagttacctacgtgtggtttatgttctgccttcCTGCCTGCCTACCTAcctgtttgtatatttttattttgcccgCTTAAGTTCATTTACTTGTCGTCTGCTCCTTCCCGCCAAACCACAACCGTGACAGTTgaatagtattatttttgtataaattaacATCACACTAATTTACTTCTAATGTTTTACAGCGAATGCTCATTATTAagctttgtttaattttgcCATTGGAAGAAATGTAGTTGTTTACTACTGTAATTGTAATGGTGATTACTGATTAGAATTTATTTGGGATCTTGGATGTTGTATGTTTCATATTCAAATTGCTAAACTAATTTTACAGACATGAACAAATaccaaataataacaaaactatTACTGCTATTTTCCTAGTGTtataatttactgtatatatgtggTATGacaaaacttaataaaaaaattaaataaaccttCTTAAAATTATCTtaagtaacttttaaaaattagatAGACTTGTGTTAAGGGTCTCCAAAGTTAAGGGTGCTGGTCCATTCCCAGAGTAGCATCATATTGACCCTGGTTAATACAGTGTCACGTCTctgactcttttgttgttgttttgtctcgtgccatgtgctctctgtgcccctaccttcccttcagagtaattgtataattgtcttcagccgtgtctcgttagtttagtcaattatgttgtatatttaagtcctgtgtgtttgtcttcagttgGTCCAGATTGTCGAGGTTACCTActtgtggtttatgttctgcctgcctgcctacctacctgtttgtatatttttattttgcccattggagattaaatctgtttaagtttattttacttgtcgtcTGCTCCTTCCCATGCCAAACCACAATGTGACATATAGAAAGATATCACATTGCTATACAATTATGATATTGCTTTAATACAgcagtaaataaatactaaatagcCACAGAGTGCCTTAAACCTTTGCAATACTACTTTCTTCTACCACAAATTCAGGTTGATATTTTCCCAGTTCTTAGTTAAACCAATACCGGCAATAGCACTGGCTCTGAACTATAGCACCTGGTTTATGTTGGTGTAAAAGAGGTATTAGTTGCTTAATTTAAAGCTTATTGTACTACATAGAGTTCTGGATACTTTCAAAGCATTTCTTCATGAAGCTTTGAAACCTTTAAGAATGTTTCAAATCACAGTTTCCTCTGTGAACCCATAAATCTTAAGATCTCAGAGATTGCAATGGGTTTGTAGctgttttcatgcatttctgTCCTAAGTGTTAGATGCATTTACACAGTTCTGAGAAGCAGGAGTGTGTCATTGAACCATTTGAAACAATTCAGTTGATttgaacctttaaaaaaaagctgcagtTACTACAGTGGAGCAAGACTGGTTACCTGCATATGATTCTTCAGCTCAGTCtcatgttcaaaataaaacattagtaaTCTCAACTGAGGAAAGTGATATATTTTGTTGTAGTATCCTTTCAGGTGTTGAGGAGATTTTTTCGACAATAGTGATAGTCaatgtttgttggtttgttCCTTACTaaattttgttgtaaataatttttgctgtttacaactttcattttctttaaatataagtGTCACACTTGAAGTCTCGTCACCATCCAATGGCAGAACAATGTAGCCAAAATCACCATCACTAACACTCAGATTTTCTAAATATcaaatactattataaaatttttaaatactttcaacgaaataatagttattagataataatatttagtaaacAACAAAACCTTCTAAAAGTTGTATTGCAATTCAGTCAAGATTACAAAGGCAGTGCTAAACCtggctttattatatttttattccattttatccTACTTATATTGGGTTCTGTTGCtgagtaatatattcatatcaCACATTTTGTCAATATACACATATAGCTACAATCAGTCTAACATATTGTGTAGCTTAAAGCAATTTGTGCCATTTTCCCGCTACTTACATAGTTTTTGCGTGTTCAGATTATACATGATAGTACTTGACCCAGAAACatgctattaaataaaatccaacATCCATCCTATAAAAGATACACGTTGTTATTGTAGTCGAACCTAATGAACAGCAAAAATGAATGTTGCTAATTCTCATGTGTACAGTTTGTAAAGACCCAGATGGTGTCAGCTCTGTTTATAAAATCCGCTTACAGAAAACTGAGCAGTTGCATCAGATCAGCAGCTACAATCAGCTTTCTTCAACTTGactgttgctttaaaaatagctggagcaaggaaatatattttagagtGGACAAGGGACATCAAAAACTATTTGGATGCTTTACTCTTCAACTAACAGACAGAAACTGAacctaaatatttctttttagtgGCACTTTCGCTGTCTTTTTTGATCACCGAATGGAAAATGGAACCATGCcttactatttttatttcactttgttCAAGGATTTTGTTCACATGAGATATCCCATCCTAATTTTGAcactttcagtttatttagcaattgtattatttaatgccaTCATTTTGTTTGTGGTGTTTAAAGAGAGATCTCTTCATGAGCCAATGTACATACTGATATCTTGTTTGTCTGCCAATGATCTCTATGGCTCAGCTGGATTCTTTCCTAGGCTAATGGTTGATCTCCTTTTTGATGCAAACACAATTTCTAGGCCAGGGtgttttgttcagatttttatcatttatactTATGCAATGTCTGAATATACAATATTAACTCTGATGGCATATGACAGATATGTCGCCATATGCAATCctttaaaatatcatacaaTTATGACCCCCAAAGTGACAATACTGTACATGGGACTAGCATCACTTTATACAGTCTTTTCTATGAGTCTGGTTATTTTCTTCTCAGCCAGGTTGCCTTTGTGTGGGACTGACATAGCAAGACTGTACTGCTCCAACTGGTCTCTGGATTCGACTATCTTGTGGGACTTCCACTTTGAGTAACAACATAATTGGTCTTTTGTCTCAGCAACAACAGTTTTTCTCCTGCCTTCTTCATCTTCTATACTTATGCCAGAATTTTGATAATTTGTCAAAAAAGCCCCAAGGAATTTAGGGGAAAAGCATTTCAAACATGTCTTCCTCACATTATAAGCTTTGTTAACTACTCTATAGCTTCATTTTGTGATATTGCTTTAAGTCGGTATGATTCAGACAAATTTAAGATTGTGGCTATCATTTTTTCAGTGGAATTCCTGGTTATCCCTCCTGTTCTGAATCCCCTTATTTATGGCTTAAATTTACTAGAAATTCGAAAAACATTGCATGCTTGTTTCAGCGATTTAAAGTTGGCCCTTTTCcttaataattacttaaaacaTAACATAGGATTATTTTAAAGGCTACCTACTggttttacagtgttttatatgataaaactgaattttctacaattatttatttagtcctTAATGATGAGGCCATACTTCTGATGTCTTTATAAAACTAATCAAGTTCTTGATGTTCTGTAACAATTTCAactctaatatttaataaaaatagttatgGCACATAGTACTTTATTgtgttcaaatatttctttatttctttctcttttgctaTAAGTACAGTTGTAACTATATGAAGGGCTATggactatttttacattttgcaccTAACTTCTTTTCTGAGGTGCACCAGCACAAAAGTTAGGCGCACCCGAATTTTTTATGTCATTGTGATGTGTTGTGATTTGCTTATTTGCTTGGAAAAGTGTGGAGGCGTTAGGTTTAGAGGTGTGTGGAAAGTGCGTATCATAGGCACACCAAATAGAAACAGACAATCATGCCGTTTTAGGCAATTTTTTTGACAGCGTGGACTGTAACTGACATTGCGCAATGTGTCAAGCTCGTCTGTCCACACTAATCCGGTGAAAAgtttaatattcagattttatagaaatatacagTCAAAAGccctaaaactatttttattttaatactttcttTTGCATTGTAAATTTGAACATGATTAGTACATTTTCTTGCATGGAGctatcacacacacaactctGAGGCCTGACAAACATAATTGGGAAACATTTTCAGCCTTTTGGgtcaacttttttatttatttatttgataattaaacaataatatgcattataatatatgcaataagAAAACTGAGAAACCTTTCATCATCTACATAATGATGCAATATTGTTCATCTAAGTCATCAAACATAAGCCTCACTGGGACTGGTCTTTTGACCTTATGACCAGAGGGACCTAATTTGTGGTTACAATGGCTAATTAAACCTTAGGGTCCATTAACATTGCCCCACTGGGAGATTTGATGGTCAAGATGCTTTGCTGAAATGGTCAAGGGACAATATCAGGAGTGAAAACTACATGTTTTGATTATAACCATCATTATATGATGCACTAAAAAGATTAGTATTTACTACCATACCAGTGAATTATGTTTGACCTAAATATTCAAGACAGTAGCATATTCAccaattaaataagtaaatataaaattacaagcACTACAagatttttaagcagttttcatatttcagtatgtcatattttctaatataacaaaataactaaaatttaatcaaataatttaatgcttAGTACATAATACTATTATTGTTAGAAATTGAAAAgagaaatataatacatttatacattttaaatgaattgaaacATACTTATAgacaaatctgaaaaaaaaacttttctttatatagcacttttaacaatacagattgtgtcaaagcactgagcAGTATCAAATAGAGTAGAGtgataataatgtataattattaaaccctttttgttttattaaatacagagacagtgtaatcaaatcaatgataattgctagaaattaagtgtccctatATAAGTAAGCCAACAGTAAGGCAACAGTTGGCAACAGAGgcgaggaaccaaaaccccatttatgacagaatgcaaaaaaatatatatataaaaatgttcagaGGAACCAGGTTCAGTTGGTTCACCTCTGGCTGGATGACCAGTACTGAATTTCTAGTTCAATGCTAAACGCAGCTGTCAGATTGCCTAAAGgctttattgtgtgtgtgtgtgtgtgtgtgtctggttcctATGATCTGTCCACAGGCCTCATCTAGGTTTTCCGGTCTCAATGAAGAttatctcttggtgctgatccaccatctgatctggatatgaactgaaaatctgaataaaaacagtgtaatattagtgtagataCCGTTCTTTACATACATTGTGTGTTATTtctacagtatgtgtgtgtgtgtgtgtgtgtatacaacaCCAACAGCTGAGCAAGTACAGTGTGTCACGTAGTCAGACATTCTAAAATCTGACAAACAAGTTCATTCTGTGCAACAAATGCTGACTAACATAGTGCCAATATGGGGTTACAAACTAATCAGACAAAACCTGGTGAATGTGTCTGATGCCATTTCTTAGAAACCATTTGTAGAACGTGAATTGGTAAATAATAAACCAATGTATGtgtacatttctgtatttagttATGTTGTGAATATTTGCAGCACATgtggtttaattttttcatttgcagAGCATTGAAAAATGCGGTTCTTTCAGCCACCATATtagtcaaataaaaatttgcaaacAGTAAATTAATTCAGGAAAATTGTTAACTGTAATTGATTAAATggttaaagatatttaaatctACAAAAGTGAATTTTTGGTTAATGTAAGCCATATTGGCTGGAAGGTATATGATGGGAAGTATTTAAACCTTGTCCTGAAATTTCACTTGAGTCTGCAAACTGAACCACCTTTATTAccatttatattgtaaaattataataaataaaaactcaaacGATGTCAAgtgtatattgtatttaataaaacacaatgtataatatgtgcttaaaggtgtataatatttttgtgagcCATATGAATTATATGCAACTCTTAGATTTAGAATGTTTGTTTAGTCTTGAAcgataaacaattttttaaataaaaatattaaaactatataaaagctatttttcttttcaaaaataggTAAATTCAAGTTATGATCAGACAGATTGCATCTGTAACTGTATGGTCAGTGGGGTTTAATTAAAGTGTTGTCATTACAAGATAATTATCTGTTCAGTGATCCCACTGAGAGCAGCTCTGGACAGAGAAGCCTTTAAGGGAATAGGAGAGTGGAAACATAATGACCTTTAACGACCATGTTTATCAAGTCAAATTAGGCCATATGAGGATGAATTACATCATTTTGCCTACTTCATTATGACTTCAGTGGTTAGCCCTGAGTTAAAGAATTATCTCATACTTCTTAAACTTTATACAAAGCTTTTGTACAGatcaatcatttaaatttatttgagaTGATCAAATTATCTTAAGCATTTTAGTTGTGGCATGCTCCCTGTTCAGCTCGCCTTTGCTCCTTTTTAATTCTCTCCTCAGTGGACAGTGGTGAAGAAAGTATTTACGAGAGGATGCCTCCTCTCAAAGAGGCACCGGCTGTGCACCATTGTGCTCCCactgcaatttaataaaaagtgaagGTCGCTCACTCCTCCAAGCCCTGCCCTTCAAATTTAACAAGAGCACTCTGTTAACCAGGCTACAAACTTCATTCTTATGAGCAGTTTTCGCACCGGATCATGTCCTGGCAATCCAGCAGCTTACAGCTTACAGATGCTGGGCCTCATGACCTACATCAGGGTGAGCCAGGCCTACATAACAGCTCTGGCCCACTGGTAAAACCCAGTGGTTTGAACAGGCTGTGACTTTGGGATTGGTATACAGAAGGAAGATTGTCTTGACAGACTCATCTGACACAGGTTGTTAGTCTCCGTGTTTGAAGGCAGACCAACCTTCTTTGAATCTCTCTATCTGTGTATTGGCCTGAGGGTGGTATCCTTGAGTTTGAAAGATTAGTTATGAAGTCTGTGGAGGTGTGGGGTTGGAATGGGGACTGGCACTACAACAATAGATGAAGGAAGAATGGGTTCTTTGACTGGTTTGGGAATGGATGGGGAATACTTAATTTCAGATAGACGTCAGCTTTGCCATTTTTTGAACCTAGATGATAGGTGATCTTGAACTGAAAGTGCGAGAAAAACAATGCCCATCTTGCCTGTCGTGGGTTGAGACGTTTCGCTGAACTGATGTACGGGTTACGATGATCATACATCGTTGACAATGGACTGTACTTTCCTATATCCATTTGTTGGAACTCACATTTCACTTTCTTGGCATAGAGTTGATGTTGAATTAAGACTTGTAGGACTGCTTGC includes these proteins:
- the LOC122359381 gene encoding olfactory receptor 52E8-like, translated to MENGTMPYYFYFTLFKDFVHMRYPILILTLSVYLAIVLFNAIILFVVFKERSLHEPMYILISCLSANDLYGSAGFFPRLMVDLLFDANTISRPGCFVQIFIIYTYAMSEYTILTLMAYDRYVAICNPLKYHTIMTPKVTILYMGLASLYTVFSMSLVIFFSARLPLCGTDIARLYCSNWSLDSTIFNNSFSPAFFIFYTYARILIICQKSPKEFRGKAFQTCLPHIISFVNYSIASFCDIALSRYDSDKFKIVAIIFSVEFLVIPPVLNPLIYGLNLLEIRKTLHACFSDLNFRTGSCPGNPAAYSLQMLGLMTYIRGGDLEQKVRHPVVNPGNLRQIITGPPPLGTAPDVPNGLVPMKTVKVPNKSLVQDVASRDPGSLLRPNPPSPQETVVFPNQSSVQ